In Arsenophonus sp. aPb, one DNA window encodes the following:
- the djlA gene encoding co-chaperone DjlA produces the protein MRYWGKIIGVMLGIMSGTHIWGVIIGFIIGHAYDKASEQQNLEKTGAKQNRQALFFVSTFQILGHLTKAKGRVTEVDIKLATNLMDRMQLHGDARISAQNSFREGKEQNFPLRDTLKKLRRACFGRFDLIQMFLEIQIQAAFADGALHPNERKVLFIIAEELGISHNQFEQFLHMMEGGRRFEHSSNSSYGSNRYRHTAQGPTLADACKLLGVQPNDEQTKIKRAYRKLMAEHHPDKLVAKGLPPEMMEIAKQKTQSIQAAYDLIKKERHFK, from the coding sequence ATGCGGTATTGGGGAAAAATTATTGGTGTAATGTTGGGGATCATGTCTGGCACTCATATTTGGGGTGTTATCATCGGTTTCATTATCGGTCATGCCTATGATAAAGCATCAGAACAGCAAAATTTAGAGAAAACAGGCGCTAAACAGAACCGTCAGGCACTTTTTTTCGTCAGCACATTTCAAATTTTAGGCCATTTGACTAAAGCAAAAGGCCGAGTCACTGAAGTTGATATTAAACTAGCAACAAACCTGATGGATAGAATGCAATTGCATGGTGATGCCAGAATTTCAGCGCAAAATTCTTTTAGAGAAGGCAAGGAGCAAAATTTTCCTCTAAGGGATACACTGAAGAAATTACGTCGAGCTTGTTTTGGTCGATTTGATCTTATTCAGATGTTTCTGGAAATTCAAATACAAGCTGCTTTTGCTGATGGCGCTTTACATCCTAATGAGCGAAAAGTGTTGTTTATTATTGCCGAAGAGCTAGGTATTTCACATAATCAGTTTGAACAATTCTTACATATGATGGAAGGCGGCCGAAGGTTTGAGCATAGTAGTAACTCTTCTTATGGTTCCAATCGTTACCGACATACTGCTCAAGGACCAACATTAGCGGATGCTTGTAAGTTATTAGGTGTGCAACCTAATGATGAACAAACCAAAATTAAACGTGCTTATCGCAAATTAATGGCTGAACATCATCCAGATAAATTAGTTGCGAAAGGATTACCACCAGAAATGATGGAAATTGCTAAGCAAAAAACACAATCAATTCAAGCTGCTTATGATTTGATCAAAAAAGAACGTCACTTCAAATAA
- the rluA gene encoding bifunctional tRNA pseudouridine(32) synthase/23S rRNA pseudouridine(746) synthase RluA: MFYNPPTDPWLHVLYQDQHIIVVNKPSGLLSVPGKAAEHKDSIMTRVQADFPTAESVHRLDMATSGIMVVALNKTAEKELKRQFREREPEKIYQARVWGHITNKKGLIDLPLICDWPNRPKQKVCFTSGKQAQTKYEVLAYEEQTTLVKLIPITGRSHQLRVHLLSLGHPIIGDRFYAHQAALILSSRLQLHAEELYITHPIYRSPIHFTCKADF; encoded by the coding sequence ATGTTTTACAATCCGCCTACCGATCCCTGGCTGCATGTTCTTTATCAAGATCAGCATATTATTGTGGTTAACAAACCTAGTGGTTTGCTATCAGTACCAGGTAAAGCGGCCGAACATAAAGATAGTATTATGACACGGGTTCAGGCGGATTTTCCAACCGCTGAATCTGTTCATCGTCTTGATATGGCAACCAGCGGAATTATGGTCGTGGCATTGAATAAAACCGCAGAAAAAGAGTTAAAACGTCAATTCCGCGAAAGAGAACCAGAAAAAATCTATCAGGCAAGAGTTTGGGGTCACATTACCAATAAAAAAGGACTTATCGATCTGCCACTGATCTGCGATTGGCCAAATCGACCTAAACAAAAAGTGTGTTTTACAAGCGGCAAACAAGCACAAACTAAATACGAGGTGTTAGCTTACGAAGAACAAACAACGCTGGTTAAACTTATTCCGATTACAGGTCGTTCCCACCAATTACGTGTTCATTTACTTTCACTCGGCCATCCTATTATTGGTGATCGATTTTATGCCCATCAAGCGGCGCTAATACTCTCTTCACGTCTACAATTACATGCAGAAGAGCTTTACATTACTCACCCCATTTATAGATCACCTATCCACTTCACTTGTAAAGCAGATTTTTAA
- the rapA gene encoding RNA polymerase-associated protein RapA, whose amino-acid sequence MPFILGQRWISDTESELGLGTVVAIDNRMVTLLFPASGENRLYSIQDAPITRVMFNEGDLITSHEGWQLKIDNVQQDEGVLVYTGTRIDSDEKNVSLREVFLDSKLTFNKPQDRLFAGQLDRMDRFALRFRALRFQYQQFGHQTGGLRGIRANLIPHQLYIAHEVGKRHHPRVLLADEVGLGKTIEAGMIIHQQLLAGRIERVLIIVPESLQHQWLVEMLRRFNLHFSLFDDSRYTESLHDSENPFETEQLVICSLDFVRRNKKRFDHLLEASWDMMVVDEAHHLVWSEESPSREYQAIDTLAQQIPSVLLLTATPEQLGQESHFARLRLLDPNRFHSYQHFIEEQQNYSPVAEAVSLLLSGEKLNNKQQNLLTELIKEQDIEPLLKASNSDNEESEKARWELINMLMDRHGTSRLLFRNTRNGVKGFPRRELHAIKLPLPPQYQTAIKVAGIMNAKKSIDFRAQEMLYPEQIYQTFEGENATWWNFDPRVEWLKQFLTTHRQEKVLVICSQATTAIQLEQVLREKEAIRAAVFHENLTLLERDRAAAYFASQEQGAQVLLCSEIGSEGRNFQFANQLVMFDLPFNPDLLEQRIGRLDRIGQNRDIQISVTYLENTAQAILLRWYHEGLDAFEYTCPTGRAIYDKYYPQLIEYLANPTLLDNFEDFIKSCRAKHNQLKTQLEQGRDRLLEMNSNGGKAGQILADQIAKQDNSIDLINFSLNLFDIIGINQEDRSDNLIVLTPAEHMLIPDFPGLPQDGCTITFDRTQALSREDTQFISWEHPIIRNGMDLILSGEIGSCAVSLLKNKTLPVGTLLTELIYVVEAQAPKNLQVTRFLPPTPIRILMDLKGNDLAKQVEFESFNRQLNTVNRHTGSKLVNAVQKEVHNILQLSNTMIEKEASILIAEAKAQADKTLSLEYSRLEALKSVNPNIRPDELSAIEHERQQLLLNIEQANWRLDAIRLVIVTHQ is encoded by the coding sequence ATGCCATTTATTCTTGGTCAACGCTGGATAAGCGATACAGAAAGTGAACTTGGATTAGGTACCGTGGTGGCTATTGACAACCGCATGGTTACATTACTTTTCCCCGCAAGCGGAGAAAATCGCCTTTATTCCATACAGGATGCACCAATTACACGCGTTATGTTTAATGAAGGCGATCTGATCACCAGCCACGAAGGCTGGCAGCTGAAAATTGACAATGTACAACAAGACGAGGGAGTACTTGTCTATACAGGAACTCGTATCGATTCCGATGAAAAAAATGTCAGTCTGCGCGAAGTGTTTCTTGATAGCAAATTAACATTTAATAAACCACAAGATCGCTTGTTTGCCGGTCAACTTGATCGAATGGATCGTTTTGCATTACGCTTTCGCGCCTTGCGTTTCCAATACCAACAATTTGGTCACCAAACCGGTGGACTAAGAGGTATTCGTGCCAATTTGATCCCCCACCAACTTTATATTGCTCATGAAGTGGGTAAACGTCATCATCCACGCGTTTTGTTAGCAGATGAAGTTGGGTTAGGCAAAACCATTGAAGCAGGAATGATCATCCATCAACAACTACTTGCTGGGCGTATTGAACGGGTCTTGATTATTGTACCTGAAAGTTTGCAACACCAATGGTTAGTCGAAATGCTGCGCCGTTTTAATTTGCATTTTTCACTGTTTGATGACAGCCGTTATACCGAATCCTTACACGATAGTGAGAATCCTTTTGAAACAGAGCAGTTGGTTATTTGTTCGCTTGATTTCGTTCGCCGCAATAAAAAACGTTTTGATCATCTACTTGAAGCCAGTTGGGATATGATGGTTGTTGATGAAGCCCATCACCTGGTATGGAGTGAAGAGTCGCCTAGCCGTGAGTACCAAGCTATCGACACACTCGCTCAACAAATTCCTTCTGTGCTGTTATTAACCGCAACTCCAGAACAACTGGGGCAAGAGAGCCATTTTGCTCGTCTGCGTTTACTGGATCCTAATCGCTTTCATAGCTATCAACACTTTATTGAAGAACAACAAAATTATAGTCCTGTTGCCGAAGCCGTTAGTTTGTTGCTTTCTGGTGAAAAATTAAATAATAAGCAGCAAAATTTACTGACAGAATTAATTAAAGAGCAAGATATTGAGCCCCTGCTTAAAGCCAGTAACAGTGATAATGAAGAAAGTGAAAAAGCACGTTGGGAATTGATTAACATGTTGATGGATCGTCATGGAACGAGTCGTTTACTATTTCGCAATACCCGTAATGGTGTTAAAGGCTTCCCTCGGCGTGAATTACATGCTATTAAATTACCGTTACCCCCACAGTACCAAACAGCAATTAAAGTTGCTGGCATAATGAATGCTAAGAAATCCATTGATTTCAGAGCTCAGGAGATGCTCTACCCTGAGCAAATTTATCAGACATTCGAAGGTGAAAATGCAACTTGGTGGAATTTTGATCCCCGAGTTGAATGGCTTAAGCAGTTCTTAACAACTCATCGGCAAGAAAAAGTTTTAGTTATCTGCTCTCAAGCGACGACTGCCATACAATTGGAGCAGGTACTAAGAGAAAAGGAAGCGATCAGAGCAGCCGTTTTTCATGAAAATCTAACATTACTGGAACGGGATCGGGCAGCAGCCTATTTTGCCTCCCAGGAACAAGGCGCTCAGGTATTACTGTGCTCTGAAATTGGTTCTGAAGGACGTAATTTCCAATTCGCCAACCAGTTAGTTATGTTTGACTTACCTTTTAATCCTGATTTACTTGAGCAAAGAATTGGTCGCCTGGATCGTATCGGCCAAAACCGAGATATCCAAATTAGTGTAACTTACCTTGAAAATACTGCCCAAGCTATTTTGCTACGTTGGTATCATGAGGGGCTTGATGCCTTTGAGTATACTTGTCCAACTGGACGCGCTATTTATGATAAATATTATCCGCAACTGATTGAGTATTTGGCTAATCCTACCCTGCTTGATAACTTTGAGGATTTTATTAAGTCTTGCCGAGCAAAACATAACCAACTGAAAACCCAATTAGAGCAAGGACGTGATCGTTTATTAGAAATGAATTCTAATGGCGGCAAAGCTGGACAAATATTAGCTGATCAAATTGCAAAACAAGATAATAGTATCGATTTAATTAATTTTTCATTAAATTTGTTTGATATCATTGGTATTAACCAAGAGGATCGTAGCGATAATCTGATCGTTCTTACGCCTGCTGAACATATGTTGATACCTGATTTTCCTGGCTTGCCTCAAGATGGTTGTACTATTACCTTCGATCGTACTCAAGCACTTTCGAGAGAAGATACCCAATTTATTAGCTGGGAACACCCCATTATTCGTAATGGAATGGATTTGATCCTTTCAGGCGAAATTGGCAGTTGTGCGGTGTCACTATTGAAAAATAAAACCTTACCGGTCGGAACACTGCTTACTGAATTGATTTATGTTGTTGAAGCACAAGCACCCAAAAATCTACAAGTTACTCGCTTTTTACCCCCAACACCGATCCGTATCCTAATGGATTTAAAAGGCAATGATCTTGCTAAGCAAGTTGAATTTGAAAGTTTTAACCGTCAGCTAAATACAGTCAATCGACATACGGGTAGTAAGTTAGTAAATGCCGTACAAAAAGAGGTGCATAATATACTCCAACTTTCTAACACCATGATAGAAAAAGAAGCAAGTATATTGATTGCCGAAGCAAAAGCGCAAGCGGATAAAACATTATCATTAGAGTATTCGCGATTAGAGGCATTAAAATCTGTCAATCCGAATATTCGCCCTGATGAATTAAGCGCTATTGAGCATGAACGCCAACAACTATTGCTTAATATTGAGCAAGCTAATTGGCGATTAGATGCTATACGCCTGGTGATTGTTACCCATCAGTAA
- the thiQ gene encoding thiamine ABC transporter ATP-binding protein ThiQ, whose amino-acid sequence MIKLDHLVYCYENLTMQFDFKVNKAERVAILGPSGAGKSTLLDLIAGFQYPKQGEIWLNKQNHTATPPAKRPVSILFQENNLFSHLTVWQNIALGISANLHLDQAQHRAVKQIIEQVSLNNCMTRLPAQISGGQRQRTALARCLIRQKPILLLDEPFSALDPALRNEMLTLLKQVCDERQLTLLMVSHNLEDTSQIATRAIVIAEGKIAYDGQPDCLINGLTPASILLGISHS is encoded by the coding sequence ATGATTAAATTAGATCATCTTGTTTATTGTTATGAAAATCTAACTATGCAGTTTGATTTTAAAGTAAATAAAGCTGAACGGGTGGCAATATTGGGCCCTAGTGGCGCAGGAAAAAGTACGCTACTAGATTTGATTGCCGGATTTCAATATCCAAAGCAGGGTGAAATTTGGCTAAATAAACAAAATCATACGGCTACCCCACCCGCCAAGCGGCCAGTTTCCATCCTTTTCCAGGAAAATAATCTGTTTTCTCATTTAACTGTTTGGCAAAATATTGCGTTAGGTATTTCAGCAAATTTACATTTGGATCAAGCTCAGCATCGCGCAGTAAAGCAGATCATAGAACAAGTTTCGCTTAATAATTGTATGACTCGTTTACCCGCTCAAATATCAGGCGGGCAACGCCAACGTACTGCATTAGCGCGTTGTTTGATCCGCCAAAAACCGATTTTATTGTTAGATGAACCTTTTTCTGCTCTTGACCCGGCATTACGTAATGAAATGTTAACATTACTTAAACAGGTGTGTGATGAACGCCAATTGACCTTGTTAATGGTTTCCCATAATTTGGAAGATACTAGTCAAATAGCAACTCGCGCTATCGTCATTGCAGAAGGGAAAATCGCCTATGATGGTCAACCTGACTGTTTAATTAATGGGTTAACTCCAGCAAGTATACTGTTAGGTATATCTCATTCCTAA
- the thiP gene encoding thiamine/thiamine pyrophosphate ABC transporter permease ThiP, producing MAKCRQPPIGSSLWPGIVVSGLLITIAVVTFSTLWFHAPQISWREFIDDSYLWHVIGFTFWQALLSTLLSVIPAIFLAKALFRRHFPGRTLFLRLCSMTLVLPVLVAIFGLLTVYGRVGWIAQFCQWLGINYQFTPYGLKGILLAHIFFNLPLASRMLLLALKSIAVEQRQLAAQLGMNQWQYFRIVEWPYFRRQILPTSTLIFMLCFASFATVLTLGGGPAATTIELALYQSLSYDFDLHKAALLALIQLFCCLGLVLLSQKLNVIFSVGVSRQFQWKNPADNRWQKWWDTLLISIAIFFLLPPLLAIINDGLNLTLLHMLQQPGLWQAFINSVFIAISAGLLCIIFTLMLLWSSRELRRRRSILSYRTLELSGLLILAMPGIVLATGFFLLLNNTLGLTYSPYSLIILTNALMAIPYALKILENPMYDLAERYNLLCLSLQIKGINRLVLIELKALKRTIGQAFAFACILSIGDFGIIALFGNENFRTLPYYLYQQLGSYRNNDAAVTALLMLLLCFSLFSLLEYLSGKEHD from the coding sequence ATGGCAAAATGCCGTCAGCCACCAATAGGCAGTTCACTTTGGCCTGGCATAGTCGTGTCCGGCCTATTAATCACTATTGCTGTAGTCACGTTCAGCACTTTATGGTTTCATGCCCCTCAAATAAGTTGGCGAGAATTTATTGATGATAGCTATTTATGGCATGTTATTGGTTTTACTTTTTGGCAAGCATTACTATCAACCTTATTATCGGTTATCCCAGCGATATTTTTAGCCAAAGCCCTTTTTCGGCGCCATTTTCCAGGTCGTACACTATTTTTACGCTTATGCTCGATGACACTGGTATTGCCTGTTCTGGTGGCTATTTTTGGTTTATTAACTGTCTATGGTCGAGTGGGATGGATCGCTCAATTTTGTCAATGGTTAGGTATTAATTACCAATTTACGCCTTATGGCCTAAAAGGTATTTTATTAGCACATATCTTTTTTAATTTACCATTAGCTAGCCGAATGTTATTGCTCGCACTAAAAAGTATTGCTGTTGAGCAACGCCAGCTTGCCGCGCAACTAGGCATGAACCAGTGGCAGTATTTTCGTATTGTTGAATGGCCTTATTTTAGACGACAAATTTTACCAACATCCACCCTAATTTTTATGCTGTGCTTCGCTAGTTTTGCTACTGTACTGACGCTTGGCGGGGGGCCTGCTGCAACCACTATTGAATTGGCTCTCTATCAATCATTAAGTTATGATTTTGATCTACATAAAGCTGCTTTGCTGGCTCTGATCCAACTTTTTTGCTGTTTAGGTTTAGTATTATTAAGCCAAAAATTAAATGTTATCTTTTCCGTCGGCGTTAGTCGACAATTTCAGTGGAAAAACCCAGCTGATAATCGATGGCAAAAATGGTGGGACACGCTACTGATTAGTATTGCAATATTTTTCCTACTTCCACCTTTATTGGCAATTATCAATGATGGTTTAAATTTAACACTATTACACATGTTACAACAACCAGGCTTATGGCAAGCATTTATTAATTCGGTTTTTATCGCGATTAGTGCTGGCCTACTTTGTATTATTTTTACTTTGATGCTGCTTTGGAGTAGTCGGGAATTACGTCGGCGCCGCTCAATACTATCCTATCGAACCCTCGAATTAAGTGGATTATTAATACTTGCTATGCCAGGCATCGTTTTAGCAACCGGCTTCTTTTTATTACTAAATAATACCCTTGGTTTAACTTATTCACCTTATAGTTTAATCATCTTAACGAATGCATTAATGGCTATTCCCTATGCCTTAAAAATATTAGAGAATCCGATGTATGACTTAGCTGAGCGCTATAATTTATTATGCCTTTCATTACAGATCAAAGGCATAAATCGACTAGTTTTAATTGAATTAAAAGCCTTAAAACGTACAATAGGACAAGCCTTCGCTTTTGCCTGTATACTCTCAATAGGTGATTTCGGTATTATTGCACTGTTTGGTAATGAAAACTTTCGTACCCTACCTTATTATCTCTATCAACAACTAGGCTCTTACCGTAATAATGATGCGGCTGTTACTGCATTGTTAATGCTATTACTTTGTTTCAGCTTATTCAGTTTATTAGAATATTTATCAGGAAAAGAGCATGATTAA
- the thiB gene encoding thiamine ABC transporter substrate binding subunit — translation MVSASLICCSAFALQAKPILTVYTYDSFIADWGPGPTIKPAFEQICNCKLKLIGLNDGVALLNRLRMEGKNSPADIVLGLDNNLIDLAKKTGLFTESRIDTSQLKLPIKWDNNIFIPYDYGYFAFIYDKTRVSEVPKSLDELINSPQPWKIIYQDPRTSTPGLGLLLWIQKIYAENSVQAWQKIAAKTVTVTKGWSESYGLFLKGESDFVLSYSSSPGFHLLNDKKNNYAAAIFSEGHYLQIEVAAQLATSKQPKLAQQFMQFMLSPTFQKTLPTTNWMYPVIDIPLPNVYQQIPVPKKSLQFNAEDITQHRNDWIYLWQNAVSHQ, via the coding sequence ATAGTTAGTGCTAGCTTAATTTGTTGTTCGGCTTTCGCGCTCCAAGCAAAACCGATATTAACCGTTTACACTTATGATTCTTTTATTGCAGATTGGGGGCCAGGGCCTACAATCAAGCCTGCCTTTGAACAAATATGTAACTGTAAGCTCAAACTAATTGGTCTAAATGATGGAGTAGCGTTATTAAATCGACTTAGAATGGAAGGAAAAAATAGTCCTGCCGATATTGTCCTCGGACTTGATAATAACTTAATTGATCTGGCAAAAAAAACTGGCTTATTTACTGAGAGTCGAATAGACACTAGTCAATTAAAATTACCCATAAAATGGGATAACAATATTTTTATCCCTTACGATTATGGTTATTTTGCTTTTATTTATGATAAAACGCGGGTCTCTGAAGTACCAAAAAGTCTCGATGAACTGATTAATAGTCCCCAACCATGGAAAATTATTTATCAAGATCCACGTACCAGTACACCAGGCTTAGGGTTGTTACTTTGGATACAAAAAATTTATGCAGAAAATAGTGTCCAAGCTTGGCAAAAAATAGCCGCAAAAACCGTAACAGTCACCAAAGGTTGGAGCGAATCATATGGACTGTTCTTAAAAGGTGAAAGTGACTTTGTCCTTAGTTATAGCTCTTCACCCGGTTTTCATCTGTTAAATGATAAAAAAAATAATTATGCCGCAGCAATATTTAGTGAGGGGCACTATCTGCAAATTGAAGTGGCTGCCCAATTAGCAACGAGCAAACAACCTAAACTAGCACAACAATTCATGCAATTTATGCTATCGCCAACCTTTCAAAAAACGTTACCGACAACCAATTGGATGTATCCGGTTATTGATATTCCCTTACCTAACGTTTATCAACAAATACCTGTGCCGAAAAAATCATTACAATTTAATGCAGAAGATATTACTCAACATCGCAATGATTGGATCTATTTATGGCAAAATGCCGTCAGCCACCAATAG
- the rppH gene encoding RNA pyrophosphohydrolase, translating to MVDNDGYRPNVGIVICNRQGQVLWARRYGQHSWQFPQGGINPEESPEQAMYRELFEEVGLDRKDVKILASTRNWLRYKLPKRLVRWDTKPVCIGQKQRWFLLQLVCNEHNINVQTSKTPEFDSWRWVSYWYPVRQVVSFKRDVYRRVMKEFAPIVMSLQSSAVTSYKSYTYRRKRG from the coding sequence ATGGTTGACAATGATGGCTACCGCCCGAATGTAGGAATTGTAATTTGTAATCGACAAGGCCAGGTATTATGGGCTCGTCGCTATGGGCAACATTCATGGCAGTTCCCTCAAGGGGGCATTAATCCTGAAGAATCGCCAGAACAGGCAATGTATCGGGAATTATTCGAAGAGGTTGGGTTGGATCGTAAAGATGTTAAAATATTGGCATCTACCCGGAACTGGTTACGTTACAAATTACCTAAACGTTTGGTGCGTTGGGACACAAAGCCAGTTTGTATTGGGCAAAAGCAACGTTGGTTTTTGTTACAATTGGTTTGTAATGAACATAATATTAATGTGCAAACAAGTAAAACGCCTGAATTTGATAGTTGGCGTTGGGTAAGTTATTGGTATCCTGTTCGTCAGGTTGTTTCTTTTAAACGCGATGTTTATCGACGTGTTATGAAAGAATTTGCTCCGATCGTTATGTCACTGCAAAGTAGTGCAGTGACATCATATAAGAGTTATACCTATAGGCGTAAACGTGGCTAA
- the lgt gene encoding prolipoprotein diacylglyceryl transferase translates to MNNSYIVFPNIDPVIFSIGPVALHWYGLMYLVGFVFALWLAKRRAGKANSGWTKNEVENLLYIGFLGVFIGGRLGYVLFYNLPVFLSNPLYLFKVWDGGMSFHGGLIGVICAMWWYARRTRRHFFQVADFVAPLIPFGLGMGRIGNFINGELWGRVTLDTPWAMLFPGSRGEDIQIVSQDPSLLPILEQYGVLPRHPSQLYEMFFEGIVLFIILNLFVRKPRPMGSVSGLFLIGYGAFRIFIEFFRQPDAQLGLFGGISMGQILSIPMIIIGIFMMIWAYKKDSHCTNYSITSKVEKSK, encoded by the coding sequence ATGAATAATAGTTATATTGTGTTTCCTAATATTGATCCTGTTATATTCTCGATTGGTCCAGTAGCCCTTCATTGGTATGGTTTGATGTATTTGGTGGGATTTGTTTTTGCTCTATGGTTGGCAAAGAGAAGGGCCGGCAAAGCGAATAGCGGTTGGACGAAAAATGAAGTTGAAAATCTGCTCTATATTGGTTTTTTAGGTGTCTTTATTGGCGGGCGTCTTGGCTATGTTTTATTTTATAATTTGCCTGTCTTCCTGAGCAATCCTCTTTATCTATTTAAAGTCTGGGACGGAGGAATGTCTTTTCATGGTGGGTTAATTGGGGTGATATGCGCCATGTGGTGGTATGCTCGTAGGACTCGCCGCCATTTTTTTCAAGTTGCCGATTTTGTTGCGCCACTAATTCCCTTTGGATTAGGCATGGGACGTATTGGTAATTTTATTAATGGCGAGCTTTGGGGACGTGTAACATTAGACACGCCATGGGCAATGTTATTCCCAGGCTCACGGGGAGAAGACATTCAGATTGTCAGTCAGGACCCTTCTTTATTACCAATTTTAGAACAGTATGGTGTATTACCACGGCACCCTTCCCAACTTTATGAGATGTTTTTTGAAGGGATCGTTTTATTTATTATTTTAAATTTGTTTGTTCGTAAGCCCCGTCCAATGGGGAGTGTGTCAGGATTGTTTTTGATTGGTTATGGTGCTTTCCGTATTTTTATTGAATTTTTCCGACAGCCAGATGCGCAGTTGGGGCTATTTGGTGGTATAAGTATGGGACAAATTCTGTCTATTCCTATGATCATTATTGGTATTTTTATGATGATTTGGGCGTATAAGAAAGATAGCCATTGTACAAATTATTCCATTACTAGCAAGGTAGAAAAAAGTAAGTAG
- a CDS encoding thymidylate synthase, with amino-acid sequence MKQYLDLCQRIIDEGQWIENKRTGVRCLTIINADLEYDVANNQFPLITTRKSFYKAAIAELLGYLRGYSSAAQFRDIGCNTWNANANENQAWLNNPNRKGEDDMGRVYGVQGRSWQRPDGTYLDQLQKVISNLSVGIDDRAEIITFYNPGEFELGCLRPCMHTHTFSLLADTLYLTSYQRSCDVPLGLNFNQIQCFVLLALVAQITGHKPGKVYHKIVNAHIYENQLSIMRDIQLKRAPYSLPQLRINPDIKTLKDIETWVSSNDFEVIGYQFHDAIKYPFTV; translated from the coding sequence ATGAAACAATATCTGGATTTATGTCAGCGTATTATAGATGAAGGTCAGTGGATAGAAAATAAACGCACAGGTGTTCGGTGTTTAACAATTATTAATGCTGATCTTGAATACGATGTCGCAAATAACCAGTTTCCTTTAATTACAACTCGTAAAAGTTTTTATAAAGCGGCTATTGCTGAATTATTAGGTTACCTAAGGGGTTATTCAAGCGCTGCACAATTTCGAGATATTGGCTGTAATACATGGAATGCCAATGCGAATGAAAATCAGGCATGGCTCAATAATCCGAACCGTAAAGGTGAAGATGACATGGGGCGGGTTTATGGTGTTCAGGGGCGTTCATGGCAACGGCCTGATGGCACTTATTTAGATCAGCTACAAAAAGTCATTAGTAACCTTTCGGTTGGGATAGATGATCGTGCGGAAATAATCACTTTTTACAATCCGGGTGAATTTGAATTAGGTTGTTTACGCCCTTGTATGCATACTCACACTTTTTCTCTATTAGCTGACACACTTTATTTAACTTCATACCAACGTAGTTGTGATGTTCCTTTGGGACTGAACTTTAATCAAATCCAATGTTTTGTTTTACTGGCACTTGTTGCCCAGATCACGGGTCACAAACCAGGTAAGGTTTATCATAAGATAGTGAATGCTCACATTTATGAAAATCAACTTTCAATCATGCGTGATATCCAGTTGAAGCGTGCTCCTTATTCTTTGCCACAATTGCGGATTAATCCTGACATTAAGACATTAAAAGATATTGAAACCTGGGTAAGTAGTAATGATTTTGAGGTCATTGGTTATCAATTTCATGATGCAATTAAATATCCATTTACGGTATGA
- a CDS encoding prepilin peptidase-dependent protein, producing MLNRRISYRLKQQGFSLIEVLISLIISSIVFLAIITLYPILTQQIHRLYQTYHLDIVARQFLLMLEKDARRSGYCFGECVGVALKISEKSGEAEHSCIRLIYDYNLDGKWEKAKDETSDFFIYRMHRGMLEIHRSGIDCEGQGWINLFDPKQIVVSQFALKEVTMGNKRFLTVYLSLFPRTYPDLLREYKLKIYLRNQSI from the coding sequence GTGTTAAATAGACGAATTTCTTATAGGCTCAAGCAACAAGGTTTTTCACTAATTGAAGTCCTAATCAGCTTAATAATAAGTAGTATTGTTTTTCTCGCTATTATAACGCTATACCCAATACTGACGCAGCAAATTCATCGATTATATCAAACTTATCATCTTGATATTGTGGCGAGACAATTTTTATTAATGTTGGAAAAAGATGCTCGACGTTCAGGTTATTGTTTTGGAGAGTGTGTCGGAGTGGCATTGAAAATTAGTGAAAAAAGTGGAGAGGCAGAGCATTCCTGTATTCGTCTTATTTACGATTACAATTTAGATGGCAAATGGGAAAAAGCAAAAGATGAGACTTCTGATTTCTTTATCTATCGTATGCATCGAGGTATGTTGGAAATACACCGTAGCGGAATAGATTGTGAAGGGCAAGGTTGGATAAACCTATTTGATCCTAAACAGATAGTGGTTTCACAATTTGCTTTAAAAGAAGTGACAATGGGTAATAAACGTTTTTTAACTGTGTATTTAAGTCTATTTCCACGCACATATCCAGATCTCTTAAGGGAATATAAACTGAAAATTTATTTAAGAAATCAATCGATATGA